One segment of Mycolicibacterium neworleansense DNA contains the following:
- a CDS encoding FAD-binding dehydrogenase: MDADVIVIGAGLAGLAAVHELTRRGKKVALVDQEGPANLGGQAFWSLGGIFLVDSPEQRRLRVRDTVALAWADWQGSAQFDRLDDQDLWANRWARAYVEFAAGELRPWLASHGVRFLPSVGWAERGDLCASGHGNSVPRFHIVWGAGPGLVAPFVNLARQAEIDRHVRFYHRHRVDELLVNSGAVVGVRGTVLAPDTSPRGVSTNRDPHGEFELTAAAVILAAGGIGGNQEMVRQFWPKSLGSPPKNMITGVPAHVDGRMLTIAADSGARLVNRDRMWHYTEGVRDWSPVWPHHAIRILPGPSSMWFDALGRRLPEPYLPGYDTLGTLRHLRTDPDIAAYDHSWFILNQKIIEEEFALSGSEQNLDITKKSVGAVVRDRLLNTRAPRAVEAFKRHGPDFVVARTLDQLVAAMNRMTDEPLIDPSLVRAQIEARDLQVANPFSKDAQVQGIRNSRRYAGDRLTRTAVPHRILDPKAGPLIGVQLHTMTRKTLGGIQTDLRSRALGLDGQPIDGLYAAGEVAGFGGGGLHGYNALEGTFLGGCLFTGRTAGRAAADSL, encoded by the coding sequence GTGGATGCAGACGTTATTGTCATCGGTGCTGGCTTAGCAGGTCTGGCCGCTGTCCACGAACTGACCAGGCGGGGCAAGAAGGTTGCCCTGGTCGATCAGGAAGGACCCGCCAACTTGGGTGGACAAGCCTTCTGGTCGCTGGGTGGAATCTTTCTGGTCGACAGTCCTGAGCAACGGCGTCTCAGAGTGAGGGACACGGTTGCGCTTGCCTGGGCGGACTGGCAGGGCAGTGCCCAGTTCGATCGTCTTGACGACCAGGATCTTTGGGCGAACAGATGGGCCCGAGCCTATGTGGAATTCGCCGCGGGGGAATTGCGGCCGTGGCTGGCCAGTCACGGTGTGAGATTCCTGCCAAGCGTGGGATGGGCGGAGCGTGGCGACCTGTGTGCCAGTGGACATGGCAACTCGGTGCCTCGATTTCACATCGTCTGGGGCGCCGGCCCTGGTTTGGTGGCACCGTTCGTCAACTTGGCCAGACAGGCCGAGATCGACAGACACGTAAGGTTTTACCACCGGCACCGTGTCGATGAGCTACTCGTCAACTCGGGAGCGGTTGTCGGCGTGCGTGGCACAGTGCTGGCGCCCGACACGTCCCCTCGAGGCGTCTCGACAAATCGGGATCCGCATGGCGAGTTCGAACTCACCGCCGCGGCGGTCATCCTCGCGGCCGGCGGTATCGGCGGGAACCAGGAGATGGTGCGTCAGTTCTGGCCAAAATCCCTTGGCAGTCCACCGAAGAACATGATCACCGGTGTTCCCGCCCACGTCGATGGTCGCATGCTCACCATTGCCGCCGATTCCGGTGCGCGACTGGTCAACCGCGACCGCATGTGGCACTACACCGAAGGGGTACGCGACTGGAGTCCGGTCTGGCCCCATCACGCGATCCGCATTCTGCCCGGGCCGTCGTCGATGTGGTTCGATGCCCTGGGGCGACGACTGCCCGAACCGTATCTGCCGGGCTACGACACCCTCGGCACCCTGCGCCATCTGCGCACGGATCCCGATATCGCCGCCTACGACCATTCGTGGTTCATACTCAACCAGAAGATCATCGAGGAAGAGTTCGCGCTGTCTGGTTCCGAACAGAACCTCGACATCACCAAGAAGAGCGTCGGGGCAGTGGTCCGAGACCGCCTGCTCAACACCAGGGCACCCAGGGCTGTCGAGGCATTCAAGCGTCATGGCCCAGACTTCGTGGTGGCCAGGACACTCGACCAGCTCGTGGCGGCCATGAACCGAATGACCGATGAGCCCCTGATCGACCCCTCTCTGGTTCGGGCACAAATCGAGGCGCGCGATCTGCAGGTGGCCAACCCGTTCAGCAAAGACGCACAAGTCCAAGGCATCCGCAATTCGCGACGTTATGCCGGAGATCGTTTGACCCGCACCGCCGTCCCGCACCGGATCCTGGACCCAAAGGCCGGGCCGTTGATCGGCGTGCAACTGCACACCATGACGCGAAAGACGCTGGGCGGCATCCAAACCGATCTTCGCTCACGCGCGCTCGGACTGGACGGGCAACCTATTGACGGGCTCTATGCGGCCGGTGAAGTCGCCGGCTTCGGAGGCGGAGGGCTACACGGGTACAACGCGCTGGAGGGGACGTTCCTCGGTGGCTGTCTGTTCACTGGTCGTACGGCTGGGCGGGCCGCGGCAGACTCACTCTGA
- a CDS encoding acyl-ACP desaturase — MKLQVTGTGSGGTLPKDSNDLRLLKELEPVAERLLNRHLSMMKEWSPHDYIPWSDGKNYYALGGQDWHPDQSQLSEVARLAMVVNLLTEDNLPSYHREIAMNMGMDGAWGQWVNRWTAEENRHSMALRDYLVVTRNSDPIELEELRVEQITRGFSPGQNQQGNLFADSLFDSVLYVSFQELATRVSHRNTGKACNDPIADQLLQRVSADENLHMLFYRDVSAAGFELAPNQAIASVYRILNNFTMPGYTIPAFRRKAVTIAVGGIYDPRVHLEEIVMPQLRKWRIFEREDFTGDGARARDDLGVLVEKLEESCVKFDAAKERRLSRAARHAERPA; from the coding sequence ATGAAACTGCAAGTAACAGGTACGGGCTCAGGAGGGACTTTGCCGAAGGACTCGAACGATCTGCGATTGCTGAAAGAACTGGAACCGGTGGCAGAGCGCCTGCTCAACAGGCATCTGTCGATGATGAAGGAATGGAGTCCGCACGACTACATTCCGTGGTCGGACGGCAAGAACTACTACGCCCTGGGTGGTCAGGATTGGCACCCGGACCAGTCTCAGTTGTCGGAGGTCGCCAGGCTCGCGATGGTGGTAAACCTGCTCACCGAAGACAACCTGCCCTCCTATCACCGCGAGATTGCGATGAATATGGGCATGGACGGCGCCTGGGGCCAGTGGGTCAACCGCTGGACGGCTGAAGAGAACCGGCACAGCATGGCGCTGCGCGACTACCTCGTGGTGACGCGAAACAGCGACCCGATCGAACTCGAAGAACTTCGCGTCGAGCAGATCACCCGCGGCTTCTCCCCCGGTCAGAACCAGCAGGGAAACCTGTTCGCCGACAGCCTCTTCGATTCCGTCCTATACGTGAGCTTCCAGGAACTGGCCACCCGGGTGTCACACCGCAACACCGGCAAGGCCTGCAATGACCCGATTGCCGATCAACTGCTGCAACGAGTTTCGGCCGACGAGAATCTGCACATGCTGTTCTACCGCGACGTCTCCGCGGCGGGGTTCGAACTCGCACCGAATCAGGCCATCGCTTCGGTGTACCGGATTCTCAACAACTTCACGATGCCGGGTTACACCATTCCAGCGTTTCGCCGCAAGGCTGTGACCATTGCGGTTGGTGGCATCTACGATCCGCGCGTCCACCTGGAGGAGATCGTGATGCCTCAGCTCAGGAAGTGGCGCATCTTCGAACGCGAGGATTTCACCGGCGACGGAGCGCGGGCGCGGGACGATCTGGGTGTCTTGGTCGAGAAGCTCGAAGAATCCTGCGTGAAGTTCGATGCGGCCAAGGAGCGCCGGCTCAGCCGTGCAGCTCGCCATGCCGAAAGACCGGCTTGA
- a CDS encoding VOC family protein has protein sequence MTTRVLSVSVPVSDQDTALKFYTEVLGCELRTDIEVWPGARMIEVVPPGSDVSLVLLPHDSQIPIAIRLGTTDAQQAHDRVREAGVTLHNEELVRMEGIPAMFSFTDPDGNGLVYLEDTGPTR, from the coding sequence ATGACGACGAGAGTGTTGAGTGTGTCGGTTCCGGTGTCCGACCAGGACACCGCGCTGAAGTTCTACACCGAGGTGCTGGGGTGCGAACTCCGCACCGATATCGAGGTCTGGCCGGGTGCGCGCATGATCGAGGTCGTGCCGCCGGGCTCGGACGTCTCCCTGGTGCTCCTGCCGCACGACAGCCAGATCCCGATCGCGATCCGCCTGGGCACCACTGATGCTCAACAAGCCCACGACAGGGTCCGTGAGGCCGGGGTGACGCTGCACAACGAGGAGCTGGTCCGGATGGAGGGCATACCGGCGATGTTTTCCTTCACCGACCCCGACGGCAACGGCTTGGTCTACCTCGAGGACACAGGACCGACTCGCTGA
- a CDS encoding GAF and ANTAR domain-containing protein, with protein MRIWTSLTSRAREEAGSLSPHLACSVCAGELGVSGASLLLTTGRSTLELASTTSQQVRELEELQAKVGEGPGIDALESGWPILAEDLSSLRSRHRWPVFAAEAVGRGVQAMFSLPLALGAVPLGVFDLVHDSPVDLGHQQLLDALLYADTALALAIDIRSGITPPLGVGIDPGEEPALWRSEVHQAIALTANQLGITVVDALVRLRAYAFGHDLTLADAGRAVVERRFTIRLDRVAPGPS; from the coding sequence GTGCGGATTTGGACATCGCTCACAAGTCGTGCGCGGGAAGAGGCCGGCTCGCTGTCGCCACATCTGGCATGTTCGGTCTGTGCCGGTGAACTCGGCGTCAGCGGTGCCAGCCTGCTGCTCACTACGGGCCGGTCCACGCTCGAGCTGGCGTCTACCACCAGTCAGCAAGTTCGTGAGTTAGAAGAGCTGCAAGCCAAGGTCGGCGAGGGGCCTGGCATTGATGCGCTGGAATCGGGATGGCCTATTCTCGCCGAGGATCTGAGTTCCCTCAGAAGCAGGCACCGCTGGCCGGTTTTTGCCGCTGAGGCGGTTGGTCGGGGAGTGCAGGCCATGTTCAGCCTTCCGCTGGCATTGGGGGCAGTTCCATTGGGTGTCTTTGACCTCGTCCATGACAGTCCGGTCGATCTGGGGCACCAGCAGTTGCTCGACGCCCTGCTGTACGCTGACACAGCGCTGGCACTGGCGATCGACATCCGTAGCGGGATTACTCCGCCGCTGGGTGTGGGCATCGATCCTGGAGAAGAGCCGGCTCTGTGGCGTTCGGAAGTCCATCAGGCGATCGCACTGACTGCCAATCAGTTGGGCATCACGGTCGTGGATGCCTTGGTGCGCTTGCGCGCATACGCCTTCGGCCACGATCTCACCCTGGCGGATGCCGGCCGGGCTGTGGTTGAACGACGATTCACAATCCGTCTCGACCGGGTAGCCCCCGGACCATCCTGA
- a CDS encoding serine/threonine-protein kinase: MPFNAGDVFAGYTIQRLLGAGGMGEVYLAQHPRLPRLDALKILSVSTTRDDEFRARFNREAELAASLWHPHIVGVHDRGEFGGRLWISMDYVEGTDAKHLIEQHPSGMPLQDVVEIVTAVAEALDVAHERNLLHRDVKPANILVTTPSGSARRRILLTDFGIAREADDANGLTETDVAIGTVAYVAPEQLTGKSLDGRADQYALAATAFHLLTGSPLFDDTNRIVQAGNHLYTPPPRLSERRRDLAHLDAVMAKALAKQPDKRYARCLDFARALGGSTNVSTAPQPVLPGSGVHTAPLQIPDVHEPSSSPETKRLAMLTILGTARGVQKTPTGPDGEEEVWTFRVERYESTGEAHTVVPVELRGNSITGELSDGDVVEVSGPWDDRTLFADSVVNHSAGTRGRRRRNSFEVKPGNRRRALTSRPVRIVLVLAVIAAVVATSVLLIRGLGSSDHSAQGPIVKPESATVFSPGGSPDHPDQASLAIDGNPDTSWSTDIYQDAAPFPAFKQGVGLLLQLPSPTALNEVTIDVPSTGTEVQIRAADSAHPNSLSETTELTPNVVLQPGDNTISVDNQTETSNVLVWISKLGTLDGQSRTNISEITLRAAGD; encoded by the coding sequence ATGCCGTTCAATGCCGGTGACGTCTTTGCCGGGTACACCATTCAGCGGCTCCTGGGCGCCGGTGGCATGGGCGAGGTCTACCTAGCCCAGCATCCTCGCCTTCCCCGTCTGGATGCACTCAAGATTCTTTCGGTGAGCACCACGCGCGATGACGAGTTCCGCGCACGGTTCAACCGGGAGGCGGAGTTGGCCGCATCGTTGTGGCATCCGCATATCGTCGGGGTGCACGACCGGGGCGAGTTCGGCGGCCGGCTGTGGATCTCGATGGACTACGTCGAAGGCACCGACGCCAAGCACTTGATCGAGCAGCACCCGTCTGGGATGCCCTTGCAGGATGTGGTGGAGATCGTCACGGCAGTCGCCGAAGCCCTCGACGTCGCGCATGAACGGAACCTGCTGCACCGCGACGTCAAACCGGCGAACATCCTGGTCACCACCCCGTCGGGAAGTGCCCGCCGACGCATATTGCTCACCGATTTCGGTATCGCCCGCGAAGCCGACGACGCAAATGGCCTCACGGAGACCGACGTGGCGATCGGTACCGTCGCGTACGTAGCGCCCGAGCAGCTCACTGGGAAGTCGCTCGATGGTCGGGCAGACCAGTACGCCCTGGCGGCGACCGCCTTCCATCTGTTGACCGGCTCGCCGCTCTTCGACGACACCAATCGCATCGTCCAGGCCGGCAACCACCTCTATACGCCGCCGCCCCGGCTGTCCGAGCGCCGTCGCGACCTCGCCCATCTGGACGCGGTGATGGCGAAGGCGCTGGCCAAGCAACCCGATAAGCGCTACGCGCGGTGCCTGGACTTCGCCCGGGCACTGGGCGGGAGCACGAATGTCTCGACCGCGCCCCAGCCGGTGCTGCCTGGTTCTGGTGTCCACACCGCCCCGCTGCAGATCCCCGACGTCCACGAGCCGAGCAGCTCACCGGAAACCAAGCGGTTGGCCATGCTGACGATCCTGGGCACCGCCCGCGGCGTACAGAAGACGCCGACCGGGCCTGACGGCGAGGAAGAGGTCTGGACGTTCCGCGTGGAGCGATACGAGTCGACCGGTGAAGCGCACACCGTCGTGCCGGTCGAGCTCCGCGGCAACTCCATTACGGGCGAACTCTCCGACGGGGACGTGGTGGAGGTCAGCGGCCCGTGGGACGACCGAACGCTGTTCGCCGACTCGGTGGTCAATCATTCGGCCGGCACCCGCGGACGCCGCCGGCGCAACTCGTTCGAAGTGAAGCCAGGCAACCGCCGCCGGGCTTTGACGTCCCGTCCGGTGCGCATCGTGCTGGTTTTGGCCGTGATCGCGGCGGTCGTTGCAACGTCTGTCCTTCTCATCCGCGGTTTGGGCTCGTCCGACCACAGCGCGCAGGGGCCGATCGTGAAGCCCGAGAGTGCGACGGTGTTCTCCCCCGGCGGCTCACCAGACCATCCGGATCAGGCGAGTCTGGCCATCGACGGCAACCCGGATACGTCGTGGTCTACCGACATCTATCAGGATGCCGCGCCGTTCCCGGCCTTCAAACAAGGCGTCGGCCTACTACTTCAGCTCCCCTCGCCGACCGCGCTGAACGAGGTGACGATCGATGTGCCCAGCACCGGAACAGAAGTCCAGATTCGTGCGGCAGACAGCGCCCACCCGAACAGCCTGTCCGAGACCACCGAGCTGACGCCGAACGTGGTGTTGCAGCCGGGCGACAACACCATCAGCGTCGACAACCAGACGGAAACATCCAATGTGCTGGTGTGGATTTCGAAGTTGGGCACCCTCGACGGGCAGAGCCGTACGAACATCTCGGAGATCACGCTACGGGCCGCTGGCGATTGA
- a CDS encoding CBS domain-containing protein has product MVNVLSAGLISVADLIGDSVVRVPSDATVATAAETMAEAGIGAVVVGDQDRPVALVSERDAIRVIAAHRDPASVPAIDVASTNLVWCEATDTVEQVAVRMTDRHIRHILVERAGVLVGIVSARDLLGVYAAEANPVV; this is encoded by the coding sequence ATGGTCAATGTTCTCTCAGCCGGCTTGATCTCTGTCGCGGATCTCATCGGTGATTCAGTGGTTCGGGTGCCCTCCGACGCGACAGTCGCGACGGCAGCGGAGACCATGGCCGAGGCCGGAATCGGCGCGGTGGTGGTCGGCGACCAGGACCGGCCCGTGGCACTGGTGAGCGAACGTGACGCGATACGCGTCATCGCCGCCCATCGGGATCCAGCTTCGGTTCCCGCAATCGACGTGGCGAGCACGAATCTGGTCTGGTGCGAGGCTACCGATACCGTCGAACAAGTGGCCGTTCGGATGACCGACCGTCACATCCGGCACATCCTGGTAGAACGTGCTGGTGTGTTGGTGGGTATCGTCTCCGCCCGTGACCTGCTCGGTGTCTATGCGGCGGAGGCCAACCCCGTGGTGTGA
- a CDS encoding protein kinase family protein has protein sequence MLSRPESIGDETIANVVAAHWLPEITDIRYLPWGFGAHHWRVIGGATTLFVTLDQLEPRHTGSSLEAAYAGAAALAAAGLNMVCAPLPSRSGRFTVDVRGGALSVTPWLQGSSPTEVQAREPQHVREVVLALDALHSALPPEGLRPWTPQVGFSFAEELRTRTAEPWTSGPLAEKARLALTSHIEPIQGWTERYLELAETACSRRDAWVPTHGEPHNDNQVVTADGVQLVDWESLALAPPERDYADLPAAAHHLLRPDPAMLELFALDWRLSEIAEYTRWFTAAHIGSEDDRTALEGLYEELAADSE, from the coding sequence GTGCTATCCCGCCCCGAGTCCATTGGTGATGAGACGATCGCCAATGTGGTCGCTGCACACTGGTTGCCCGAGATCACCGATATCCGTTATTTGCCATGGGGTTTCGGTGCGCACCACTGGCGGGTGATCGGCGGCGCCACCACGTTGTTCGTGACGTTGGACCAGTTGGAACCCCGACACACCGGATCGTCCCTTGAGGCTGCCTATGCCGGGGCCGCCGCCCTGGCCGCCGCTGGTTTGAACATGGTGTGTGCACCGCTGCCGTCCCGGTCTGGACGGTTCACCGTCGATGTCAGGGGTGGTGCACTCAGCGTGACGCCGTGGCTGCAGGGCAGCAGCCCGACCGAGGTGCAGGCCCGCGAACCCCAGCATGTCCGCGAAGTGGTTCTGGCCCTGGATGCGCTGCACAGCGCCCTTCCACCTGAGGGGCTGCGGCCATGGACCCCGCAGGTCGGGTTTTCGTTCGCCGAAGAGTTGCGAACTCGCACCGCCGAACCCTGGACGAGCGGCCCGCTGGCAGAGAAGGCGCGGCTGGCCCTTACCTCGCACATTGAACCGATCCAGGGCTGGACCGAGCGCTACCTAGAGCTGGCGGAGACAGCATGCTCCCGACGCGACGCATGGGTGCCGACACATGGCGAGCCACACAACGACAACCAGGTGGTGACCGCCGACGGTGTCCAGCTGGTCGATTGGGAGTCGCTGGCTCTTGCACCGCCCGAACGGGACTATGCCGACCTACCCGCTGCGGCACACCACCTCTTGCGACCCGACCCCGCGATGCTAGAGCTGTTCGCACTGGACTGGCGGCTCTCCGAAATCGCCGAGTACACAAGATGGTTCACTGCTGCGCATATCGGCTCCGAAGACGACC
- a CDS encoding DUF5642 family protein translates to MSDTADSDSALRSEGDDTASEKRPRLSRRGWVLLATATILVPPLSGLAGWELNSHVKNSGTSVAIDRQWLIKLVDLAAQFPSGFQLGFADATDVTEQPFRRQENLTDGATVIPANCANPAEWNGGESPPTGAVVDSLTGRTQDRLLEVTALVSPKPIPVRDLPAHCDAVVFYKAGLIQGFTGSVALPPIPEGVAVKSSQAVRVRYTITDGTGPSIDSVRYVYRALLDDLHSVTVTLTGQINAEPLRDIDPTPANDLFIHALATLRTT, encoded by the coding sequence TTGTCTGACACAGCGGATTCCGACTCCGCGCTCCGTTCAGAAGGCGACGATACCGCCTCTGAGAAACGGCCACGTTTGTCTCGGAGAGGTTGGGTTCTGCTCGCCACCGCGACTATCCTCGTCCCGCCGCTGTCAGGACTTGCGGGCTGGGAGCTGAACAGCCATGTCAAAAACAGCGGTACGTCCGTGGCAATTGACAGGCAGTGGCTGATCAAGTTGGTGGATCTCGCTGCCCAGTTCCCCTCTGGGTTCCAGCTGGGCTTTGCCGATGCCACTGACGTGACCGAACAGCCTTTTCGTAGGCAGGAGAACTTGACGGACGGCGCCACCGTCATCCCGGCAAACTGCGCCAACCCGGCCGAGTGGAACGGCGGCGAATCACCACCCACAGGGGCTGTCGTCGACAGCCTTACCGGAAGAACGCAGGACCGCCTGCTGGAAGTAACCGCCTTGGTCTCGCCGAAGCCGATACCCGTCCGAGACTTGCCCGCACACTGCGACGCGGTGGTGTTCTACAAGGCGGGCCTCATCCAGGGCTTCACCGGCTCGGTTGCATTACCCCCGATCCCGGAGGGAGTAGCAGTGAAATCGAGCCAGGCCGTGCGGGTCCGCTACACCATCACTGACGGCACCGGACCCAGCATCGACTCTGTCCGCTACGTCTATCGAGCGCTGCTCGACGATCTGCACTCGGTCACCGTCACTCTCACCGGCCAGATCAATGCCGAGCCACTCCGTGACATCGACCCGACTCCGGCCAACGATCTGTTCATACACGCACTGGCAACGCTGAGAACAACCTGA
- the ppk2 gene encoding polyphosphate kinase 2 — protein sequence MGAASKDGPVKKKSSLSGQKKLSNKVYEAELFRLQTEFVKVQEWVRHTGARIVVIFEGRDAAGKGGTIKRITEYLSPRIARVAALPAPTERERGEWYFQRYIAHLPAKGEIVLFDRSWYNRAGVEQVMGFCTPQEHQLFLRQTPIFEQMLVEDGILLRKYWFSVSNEEQLRRFKSRRNDPVRQWKLSPMDLESVYRWEDYSRAKDQMMVHTDTPQSPWYIVESDIKKHARLNMMAHLLSTIDHHDVERSTVTLPEQPVQAADYRRPSRDLSRYVDDYVATLTGDRE from the coding sequence ATGGGTGCAGCATCCAAAGACGGACCGGTCAAGAAGAAGTCGTCGCTCAGCGGCCAGAAGAAGCTCTCGAACAAGGTGTATGAGGCTGAATTGTTCCGCCTGCAAACTGAATTCGTGAAGGTCCAGGAGTGGGTCAGACATACCGGTGCGCGCATCGTGGTGATATTCGAAGGCCGCGACGCCGCGGGTAAAGGCGGCACCATCAAGCGGATCACCGAGTACCTCAGTCCGCGGATCGCGCGGGTGGCCGCGCTCCCGGCACCAACCGAGCGCGAACGGGGCGAGTGGTACTTCCAGCGATACATCGCGCACCTGCCCGCGAAGGGTGAGATCGTGCTGTTCGACCGCTCCTGGTACAACCGAGCAGGCGTCGAACAGGTCATGGGCTTTTGCACGCCGCAAGAGCATCAACTCTTCCTGCGCCAGACACCGATCTTTGAACAGATGCTGGTCGAAGACGGCATTCTGCTGCGCAAGTACTGGTTCTCGGTATCCAACGAAGAACAATTGCGACGGTTCAAGTCGAGACGGAACGACCCCGTCCGGCAGTGGAAGCTCTCGCCAATGGATCTGGAATCGGTGTACCGCTGGGAGGACTACTCGCGAGCCAAGGACCAGATGATGGTTCACACCGATACACCTCAAAGCCCGTGGTACATAGTCGAATCCGATATCAAGAAGCATGCGCGGCTCAATATGATGGCCCATCTGCTGTCCACCATCGATCATCATGACGTGGAGCGGTCGACAGTGACGCTCCCGGAACAGCCTGTGCAAGCAGCCGACTACCGACGGCCGTCTCGCGATTTGTCCCGATACGTCGACGATTACGTGGCGACTCTGACCGGGGACCGCGAGTAG
- a CDS encoding Rv1733c family protein codes for MHFTFGAGRCWIVRALGANPIIRLTDRAEAVGAVVVIILILTATAITGAISTAAHDSRSHLYAQQAASRHTVQARVTAPSKEAIGRTGRQFETPARWPTPFGERSGSVFLSHAAEAGSQVDILVDSTGRQVPPPPPSWQAGVDAASIGVAVWLISIGVIGLAASLTQQWLVRLRYRKWDDELRLLKSDTGGLSGKQR; via the coding sequence ATGCACTTCACCTTCGGCGCCGGACGTTGTTGGATCGTGCGGGCGCTGGGCGCCAATCCCATAATTCGGCTGACTGACCGGGCGGAGGCGGTCGGCGCCGTCGTGGTCATCATTCTGATTCTGACTGCGACGGCAATCACTGGCGCGATCAGCACCGCGGCCCATGACAGCCGATCACATCTGTATGCCCAACAGGCGGCGTCTCGCCACACCGTGCAGGCCCGCGTGACGGCCCCGAGTAAGGAGGCGATCGGGAGGACCGGAAGGCAGTTCGAAACACCGGCTCGCTGGCCGACCCCGTTCGGAGAGCGTTCTGGCTCAGTCTTTCTGAGCCACGCGGCGGAAGCGGGCAGTCAGGTCGATATCTTGGTCGATTCCACCGGTCGGCAAGTGCCCCCACCACCACCTTCTTGGCAAGCCGGCGTGGACGCGGCTTCCATCGGAGTTGCGGTGTGGCTGATTTCTATTGGCGTGATTGGGCTGGCAGCGTCCTTAACGCAGCAGTGGTTGGTGCGGCTGCGTTATCGAAAGTGGGACGACGAGTTGCGGTTGCTGAAAAGCGATACCGGAGGGCTCAGCGGGAAGCAACGTTGA
- a CDS encoding FHA domain-containing protein, which produces MDDGDNARTVAVRRAPQDPAAQTTAHYCAPTNAELGSGVLSIVRGAASGAKFALAHPYTTAGRYPDSTVLLDHVTVSRRHAEFRWVDGHYWVIDTGSLNGVYVNQIRVESAPLNNGDEIWIGKFDLVFTCRELDAT; this is translated from the coding sequence ATGGATGACGGCGACAACGCCCGCACCGTCGCCGTGCGCCGCGCACCACAAGACCCGGCTGCACAAACCACCGCACACTACTGTGCGCCAACCAACGCCGAACTCGGATCCGGTGTGCTCTCCATCGTCCGCGGCGCGGCTTCTGGTGCCAAATTCGCGCTCGCCCATCCATACACCACTGCCGGCCGATATCCCGACAGCACAGTCCTTCTCGATCACGTCACTGTCAGCCGCCGGCACGCCGAGTTCCGATGGGTTGACGGCCATTACTGGGTCATCGACACCGGAAGCCTCAACGGTGTCTACGTCAACCAGATCCGGGTTGAGTCTGCGCCCCTGAACAATGGTGACGAGATCTGGATAGGCAAGTTCGACCTCGTATTTACCTGCCGTGAACTCGACGCTACTTGA
- a CDS encoding alpha/beta fold hydrolase — translation MTVVLVHGNPETDAIWGPLLDALGRDDVVRLSPPGFGAPLADGFSATFLAYRDWLEGELENIDEPVDVVGHDWGGGHVMSVVMHRPELVRSWATDVIGVLDPDYVWHDMAQVWQTPGEGEELVDTMLGGTIEDRAAQMSALGIPIDIATSIAAEQGPDMGRAILSLYRSARQPAMAEAGRALENARARPGLSLLATDDPYIGSDDIRQRAATRAGARTEVLDGLGHWWMVQDPARGAAALTRFWDSLD, via the coding sequence ATGACTGTGGTTCTCGTGCACGGTAATCCGGAGACGGACGCGATCTGGGGTCCACTTCTCGATGCGCTCGGTCGCGATGACGTGGTGCGGCTGTCGCCGCCGGGATTCGGTGCTCCACTCGCGGACGGCTTTTCGGCAACCTTTCTTGCCTACCGTGATTGGCTCGAAGGTGAGTTGGAGAACATCGACGAACCAGTCGATGTCGTCGGGCATGACTGGGGCGGCGGCCATGTGATGAGCGTCGTCATGCACCGGCCTGAACTGGTGCGCAGCTGGGCCACCGATGTCATCGGCGTCCTGGATCCCGACTACGTTTGGCACGACATGGCCCAGGTCTGGCAGACACCTGGAGAAGGCGAGGAGCTCGTCGACACCATGCTGGGCGGAACCATCGAGGATCGCGCCGCCCAGATGTCCGCGCTGGGCATACCGATCGACATCGCCACCTCGATTGCCGCTGAGCAAGGACCGGACATGGGGCGCGCGATCCTCTCGCTGTACCGCTCGGCCCGCCAACCCGCGATGGCGGAGGCCGGCCGAGCGCTGGAGAATGCTCGGGCCCGGCCGGGCCTTTCCCTGCTCGCCACCGACGATCCCTACATCGGCTCCGACGACATTCGACAGCGTGCGGCGACGCGGGCCGGTGCACGCACGGAGGTACTCGACGGACTGGGACATTGGTGGATGGTGCAGGACCCGGCTCGGGGCGCGGCAGCCCTCACCCGTTTCTGGGACAGTCTCGACTGA